TTTATTCACCTTGCTTAACTAATTTTTCCAATAAGCTAATTATTTTATCCAACTTTTCATTTGAATCATTTGTGTTAATCCTGACAGAATCTACATTGTTATTTACCTGTTCTATTCCATTTATAACTTCTTTCATTTCTTTAATATGCATCTATCTCACCACCCTATATAGAAGATAATTCCACATTAAATAATAAATTCCTTTATTGTAATGCTAATCTTCCCTACCCAAATCATCTCTCGTCATTTTATCCAATCTTTCCACCAGCGCCCCTATTATAACGACCATCTCATGCTTTATACTGGTTCAAAACATTCTGCCTTAGAATTAACCCTAAATATATTGTTTAATTATATAACATTCACTTATTAATTTTCCCACCCTAATAGTTTCTTTTCAAGAGAATCAAAATCATATGTCCTTTGTTCGTAGTTTGTAAAGTTAGATTCATGTATATTTGCCTGCAGCTCATTAAAGCCTTTTACAATAGTTCTCATATATCCAACAACATTTGGAACATCTTTGGTCAATAAATACTGATAACATTGATTAATCAAATCTAAGTTATTATTAGCGTCTTTTAATATGCAACTTGCCTCATGTCTTGTTAGAGTGTTCTTTGTAAATATTTCTTGTACTTGTTTTATTAGTCCCAGCTCTTCAATCTCTTTTAAATCTGATGACGTTGCTGATATTTCATTCCTGGCTTTATTATTTTGATTTTGCTTTATAATAAATTTAATTCTCACTACTTTACGACCCACTTTAATCTCCTGAAATTCAAAAGATATATCACTATACTTATTTATCTCTTTCATTGCCATATCTAAAACATAAGTCCTAAATAATCCATACTTATCATAGCTTTTAGGGCATTGTAGTTTTTTTCTTAATATATCTAAATTATCAATTCGCCATCCGGTATCTTCAAAACTCTTTAAATAATAATAAACTCTTTTGCTATAAATACTAGTAAAGTTTATAGGATACTCTATTTTATAATAAATTCTTTTTTTCATTTCAAGCAACAATCCTTTAAGTTTGGTTCCTATTTCAAAAGTTATTTTCCCCTCTGACTTTACATATTCGATTGATGCAAACCATACAAAAAAGGTTTCTTTTTCTACACCTTTATCATTGTTGGTTAATAAATAGAATCCAGTTCCCTCCATGCCCTTAGTTGCCTTCTCTAAATTTCTATAAATATTGCTTGTATCTGTCTTATACAAATGCTTATAGTCGTTAATATTCAATTCATATAAATAATTATTATCATCCTCTATCTTTGTTAGTACCATATCCATTATGTCATTTTGGCTTACTGATAAGTTATATCTAGCCTCAATAAGCTCATTTGGTCTTACTGCAATGTATTTACCCTTTTTAATCATAAAAGTATACCTCCAAGCTATTATTAAAATATAATTATAAAAGGTAAATGGTTAGCTGTCAACTTACCCTTTACCGACATCGCCTTACCTTTAAACCGACATTACCTTACCTTAAGTTCACTTATCCACCGACATTGACTTACCTTCAGACCGACATCAGCTTACCTTCAAACCTATGTATCCATTGATATAACTAGTTCTGGAGCACCCCTACTATACCTTTACTATACAAGTACTTGTACTATACAACAACAAGGGAGCCATTGTTGTATAGCATATATAGAAAAAACTAAGCAGAAAGAATTCTACCTAGTTTGCCACTCCAATTTCATAATATATTGCCATAATAAATTCATTTTTTACACCAACATTTACTACATACCTTTTGACCGACATTAGATAACCTTCAAACTTTGCATGTATTGATATAACTAGCTTTAAGTCAATAATGCGGTCAATATGGGTAGCTTTGATATCAAGATAGTTAGTGTTTGTATCAACAAATTCCTTAATTCTTCATTAGTATCTTAATCCCCACTGGGTTATAAAATTTCTAGCCCAAGGGCAATTTTCTATATTTCTAGAAATTTATCGAAAAATTCTTTAAATCTATTATGGAATTCTATTTTTATATCAAAGGAGAGCTTTGATATTTTAATTATAATTGGATATTTAATATATATTTCAGCATAGTCATTCTCAAAGTTACTAACAGTATATACTTGGAAAATCATGCCATTAATTATATTTAATTCAGCATAAAAATTATCAATAACCATTTCTTCGTTATTTAAAATAGAACAATGTGTGTCTTTATCATATTTGCTCCATATCATTTCAAATAGTTTTTTTGTATTTTTAGTTGGTAAAATAGCAAAATCAATCATTGCCATAGGTGATGTATCATCACTCATTACCGAATAAATCTTATTCCTTCTTGCCATATCTGATTGAAACATCTTAAGTTTAGCCATTATATATCCCACCCTAGTAATTTCTTTTCCAAATCATCAAAATCATATGTTCTCTGCTTGTAGTTGTTGAAATTGTCAACCTTAATTTTGCTAATAGGCTGCTTATAATCTTTTTTTATTGCATCAATAAGCCACCCCACCATATTACCAATTTTAGGCACTGTTTCAGCGTGTATATACTTTTCTTTGATGATACTTATATCACCATTGGCAATATTTAATATCTCCATTGCTTCAAGGTCTGTTATTGGTTCCCGTATAATTTCTTTTACAAATTTAATAGCCTCAATGCTTTGCTTCTCATTTGGTTTGATATCTTCTGATGTAGCTGCTAGTTCCCTACTGGCCTTGCTTTGCTTTATGTAAAATTTAATTTAAATTTTACCATACGACCTTTAAATGCGTCAAGTCGTTTTAACTGTCGCTTTAAGTACGAATCAGTCGTAGTTTCGTACTAATTGGTCGTCTTTCGTATACTCAAACATAGATATATCAATGCTTTGTAGTATGCCTAAAATCTTTAAAACTTGTTGTTTATATAAAACTATTAAAACAACAACAGACATACTTCTATACAGTTAATAAAACAGCATAAAAACCCTTTAATTTTTTTTATGCTGTTTTGGTATATATAAAAATTATAATGGATAAAATAATATATGTAGTCACCTTGACCACAGTGACTACATATATTATACTAGGAGGTGAAGTAATGATTTTTTTTAAAAAAGGAGAAAATAATATGGAAATGCTAATGGAACGAAAACTTAATATTAGAGATACAAAAAAACATTATAGTGAATTAAACAATGCGGTATTAAACGGATTAGAAATGGTTACTTTCAAAGGTATAAATAAAAATGCAAAAAATGACGAAGAAGTAAGTCATATAAAAACTCCTTATGTAGATTTTTTAATGGGATTCTTAAAGTTTAATCCAATTACAGAATCCGGAGAGGAATTAGGTGGATTCACTATTTCGTTAAACGAGATTGATATGTATGGTGAAGGTTCTACAATTGAATCTGCAAAAGAAGATTTGATGAATACCATCTGTGAGTATATTAGTATTTATCTAAACCAAATTGATCTATTTGGTAAGGTTGAAAGCATCTCTAAACAAGTTTATATGCTAAAATTAATTCGTTGTGATGGCAATAGAGATAAAATAATGAAAGAAATAGGTTTATAATAATATGCCAATAAGATTTAGCATGGGACATATAAAAAGACTATTAGTATATTTTAATATGCAACTTCTAAGAAAAGGTGGATTTATATATGGCGGCTTGGGTAAGGATGGAATTTGGAGAACTTGTAAATTTGATTACCATAAAGACAATGATACACTAAGACCAGGTACAGCTAATTCTATCGCACACT
The window above is part of the Clostridium estertheticum genome. Proteins encoded here:
- a CDS encoding replication initiation protein, which codes for MIKKGKYIAVRPNELIEARYNLSVSQNDIMDMVLTKIEDDNNYLYELNINDYKHLYKTDTSNIYRNLEKATKGMEGTGFYLLTNNDKGVEKETFFVWFASIEYVKSEGKITFEIGTKLKGLLLEMKKRIYYKIEYPINFTSIYSKRVYYYLKSFEDTGWRIDNLDILRKKLQCPKSYDKYGLFRTYVLDMAMKEINKYSDISFEFQEIKVGRKVVRIKFIIKQNQNNKARNEISATSSDLKEIEELGLIKQVQEIFTKNTLTRHEASCILKDANNNLDLINQCYQYLLTKDVPNVVGYMRTIVKGFNELQANIHESNFTNYEQRTYDFDSLEKKLLGWEN